A single Marinitoga aeolica DNA region contains:
- a CDS encoding branched-chain amino acid ABC transporter permease, whose product MEVSALSGATFLQNLFNGLMFGGLYALLAVGYTMVYGILRLINFAHGDIMMMGVYFAFYASLMGSPLWLSIIIGVSGAAILGFLIDRIAYKPLRNAPRISALITAIGMSFFLESVAVVVFGAVPKSFTSVFNDNNKWIMDKTWNILDARIPVMTFLIFFVTAIIFLILFWIVYRTKIGMAMRAISSDIPTTSLMGINVDMVIGFTFALGSAMAAAGGIMWAMRYPNVFPYMGFMPGLKAFIAAVLGGIGSIPGAVVGGFLLGLLEIFLVALMPGAAGYRDAFAFIILIVILLIKPDGLLGKKSVVKV is encoded by the coding sequence ATGGAGGTGTCGGCATTGAGTGGAGCTACTTTTCTACAAAACTTATTCAACGGATTAATGTTTGGCGGGTTATATGCACTTCTAGCAGTAGGTTATACTATGGTGTATGGAATCTTAAGACTTATTAATTTCGCACATGGAGACATTATGATGATGGGCGTATATTTTGCGTTTTATGCTTCTTTAATGGGCTCTCCTTTATGGCTATCCATTATTATAGGAGTTTCAGGTGCTGCTATTTTAGGTTTTTTAATTGATAGAATAGCTTATAAACCTTTAAGAAACGCACCAAGAATTTCTGCTTTAATAACAGCTATTGGTATGAGTTTCTTTTTAGAAAGCGTTGCTGTTGTCGTTTTTGGTGCAGTTCCAAAATCATTTACATCTGTATTTAATGATAACAATAAATGGATAATGGACAAAACGTGGAATATTTTAGATGCAAGGATTCCTGTAATGACATTTTTAATTTTCTTTGTAACAGCCATTATATTTTTGATCTTATTCTGGATTGTATATAGAACAAAAATTGGTATGGCTATGAGAGCTATATCATCCGATATTCCTACAACTTCTTTAATGGGTATCAATGTTGATATGGTTATAGGTTTCACATTTGCTCTTGGTTCTGCAATGGCTGCTGCTGGGGGAATCATGTGGGCTATGAGATATCCTAATGTATTCCCATATATGGGATTTATGCCTGGTTTAAAAGCCTTTATCGCTGCTGTTTTAGGTGGTATAGGATCAATTCCAGGTGCTGTAGTGGGAGGATTTCTATTAGGGTTGCTTGAAATTTTCCTTGTTGCTTTAATGCCAGGTGCTGCAGGTTATAGAGATGCATTTGCATTTATCATTCTTATTGTAATATTGTTAATAAAACCAGACGGACTATTAGGTAAAAAATCCGTAGTAAAGGTGTGA
- a CDS encoding branched-chain amino acid ABC transporter permease, translated as MKKINWTLNLITIVLFTLFLSYAQGNFDDYTLRIITLIPIYAIMSVSLNLINGITGIFSLGHAGFVLLGAYTSALLTLEPFQKELSYIIVPIQPWLLNLHANFLVATLAGGVIAAIFAFLIGWPTLKLSGDYLAIASLGFAEIARVLANNLISVTNGPLGLKGLPNYTNVYWSWGWLLVTLIAIISLVKSSYGRALIAIREDSIAAESMGINVFKHELMAFVFGAFFAGISGSLYAHWLTTIDPRITTFGPLLTFYVLIMVVLGGLGSITGSIIGAGVFALMFEYLRSLEEPFDIFGIHVPGIPGMRMLVISAIFIFIMIFWQKGIMGRAEFSWEKLLKLFGIKIKKPSLVEIYMKKEGESK; from the coding sequence ATGAAGAAAATAAATTGGACTTTAAATTTGATAACAATCGTATTATTTACCTTATTCCTTTCTTATGCACAGGGAAATTTTGATGATTATACCTTGAGAATAATCACATTGATTCCTATTTATGCTATTATGTCTGTTAGTTTAAATCTTATTAATGGTATAACTGGTATATTCTCACTTGGACATGCCGGATTTGTATTATTAGGAGCTTATACCTCTGCTTTATTGACCCTTGAACCATTTCAAAAAGAATTATCTTATATTATAGTTCCAATTCAACCATGGTTGTTAAATCTACATGCTAACTTTTTGGTTGCAACATTAGCTGGTGGAGTTATTGCTGCTATTTTTGCATTTTTAATTGGTTGGCCTACTTTAAAATTATCTGGAGATTATTTAGCAATTGCTAGTTTAGGTTTTGCAGAAATTGCAAGAGTTTTAGCAAATAATTTAATCAGTGTAACTAATGGGCCATTAGGTTTAAAAGGTCTTCCTAATTATACAAATGTATATTGGTCATGGGGTTGGCTTTTAGTAACATTAATTGCTATTATTAGTCTTGTAAAAAGTTCATATGGACGTGCTCTTATAGCTATTAGAGAAGATTCAATAGCTGCAGAATCAATGGGTATAAATGTATTTAAACATGAATTAATGGCTTTTGTTTTTGGTGCATTTTTTGCTGGAATTTCCGGATCATTATATGCACATTGGTTAACTACTATTGATCCAAGAATTACTACATTTGGTCCTTTACTAACTTTCTATGTATTAATTATGGTTGTTCTTGGTGGTTTAGGTAGTATCACTGGTTCTATTATCGGAGCAGGAGTTTTTGCATTAATGTTTGAATACTTGAGATCATTAGAAGAACCATTTGATATATTTGGAATTCATGTTCCTGGAATACCTGGTATGAGAATGTTAGTTATCTCTGCAATATTTATTTTTATAATGATTTTCTGGCAGAAAGGTATTATGGGGAGAGCAGAATTTTCATGGGAGAAATTATTAAAATTATTTGGAATAAAGATAAAGAAGCCATCATTAGTTGAAATATATATGAAAAAAGAAGGTGAATCCAAATGA
- a CDS encoding ABC transporter ATP-binding protein: protein MKKILEMNHITMQFGGLIAVNDFHNQLYEGELLGLIGPNGAGKTTAFNVITGIYIPTKGKVIFDGIDITPLRPHEITHLGISRTFQNIRLFQDMSVLENVIVAQHHMLANHDVDKILKKHGKKMKGSSPLWFFKALTKLGYLNKEKEMIKEGLLLLEKVGLLHLAEEKASALPYGLQRKLEIARALATHPKVLLLDEPAAGMNPQESEELMHFIKQIRDDFNLSILLIEHDMKVVMGVCERILVLDYGAIIAEGKPEDIQKNPRVIEAYLGEEWKNAKAE, encoded by the coding sequence ATGAAAAAAATCCTAGAAATGAATCATATCACAATGCAATTTGGAGGTTTAATCGCAGTAAATGATTTTCATAATCAGTTATATGAAGGCGAACTATTAGGATTAATTGGCCCTAATGGTGCTGGTAAAACTACAGCTTTTAATGTTATCACTGGTATTTACATACCAACAAAAGGTAAGGTTATATTTGATGGTATAGATATTACACCTTTAAGGCCACATGAAATAACTCATTTAGGTATATCAAGAACATTTCAAAATATAAGACTTTTCCAGGATATGTCTGTTTTAGAAAATGTTATTGTTGCACAACATCATATGCTTGCAAATCATGATGTTGATAAAATATTAAAAAAACACGGAAAAAAAATGAAAGGAAGTTCTCCATTATGGTTTTTTAAAGCTTTAACCAAACTTGGTTATTTAAACAAAGAAAAAGAAATGATAAAGGAAGGTTTACTTTTACTAGAAAAGGTGGGTTTATTACATTTAGCTGAAGAAAAAGCATCAGCTTTACCCTATGGATTACAAAGAAAGTTAGAAATTGCAAGGGCATTGGCTACACATCCTAAAGTTTTATTATTGGATGAACCAGCTGCAGGTATGAATCCTCAAGAATCAGAAGAATTAATGCATTTTATTAAACAAATTAGAGATGATTTTAATCTTTCTATATTATTAATAGAACACGATATGAAAGTTGTTATGGGGGTATGCGAAAGAATATTAGTTTTAGATTATGGAGCTATTATTGCTGAAGGGAAACCAGAAGATATTCAAAAGAACCCAAGAGTTATTGAAGCATACCTAGGAGAGGAGTGGAAGAATGCAAAAGCAGAATGA
- a CDS encoding ABC transporter ATP-binding protein — MQKQNDIVLEVKDLNIFYGAIHAVKGINIKVPKGKIVTLIGANGAGKTSTLSAIAGMVKPKKGEIIYKNNNIAGKSPHEINRMGIALVPEGRRIFPNLTVYENLMMGAFNRKDKEEIERDLNWVYNLFPRLKERLKQLGGTLSGGEQQMLAISRALMSKPDVIMMDEPSLGLAPVLVSEVFDIIKVINENGGTILLVEQNAAQALKISHYGYVLETGNIILENDSDLLLKDENVQKAYLGMA; from the coding sequence ATGCAAAAGCAGAATGATATTGTTCTTGAAGTTAAAGATCTAAATATATTTTATGGAGCTATACATGCTGTTAAAGGGATTAACATAAAAGTTCCAAAAGGAAAAATCGTTACTTTGATTGGAGCAAATGGAGCTGGAAAAACTTCCACTCTTTCAGCTATTGCTGGAATGGTTAAACCCAAAAAAGGAGAGATTATATATAAAAATAATAATATTGCTGGTAAGTCTCCTCATGAAATAAATAGAATGGGTATCGCCTTGGTCCCTGAAGGGAGAAGAATTTTCCCAAATCTTACAGTATATGAAAATTTAATGATGGGTGCATTTAATAGAAAAGATAAAGAAGAAATAGAAAGAGACTTAAATTGGGTTTATAATTTATTTCCAAGATTAAAAGAAAGATTAAAACAGCTTGGAGGTACTTTATCTGGTGGAGAACAACAGATGCTTGCCATTAGTAGAGCTTTAATGAGTAAACCAGATGTAATTATGATGGATGAACCATCTTTAGGATTAGCACCTGTTTTGGTCTCTGAAGTATTTGATATCATTAAAGTTATAAACGAAAATGGTGGAACTATCCTTTTAGTAGAACAAAATGCTGCACAAGCATTAAAAATTTCTCATTATGGTTATGTTTTAGAAACAGGAAATATTATACTTGAAAATGATTCAGATTTATTGTTAAAAGATGAAAATGTACAAAAAGCATACCTAGGTATGGCATAA
- a CDS encoding QueT transporter family protein: MKTKNLVLAGVVAALYVALTVILQPISYGPMQVRISEALTVLPFFNPIFIPALYVGAMLANVFGGFGAIDIFLGSALTLLAAYLTYKMPNKYLAPLPPVIVNAFGVSAYVAPLAKVPYWPTVFWIGVGEAIACYALGLPLMILLEKRGIFKRIEK, from the coding sequence TTGAAAACAAAAAACTTAGTATTGGCAGGTGTAGTAGCAGCATTATATGTAGCGTTAACAGTTATTTTACAGCCTATTAGTTATGGTCCTATGCAGGTTCGTATTTCAGAAGCATTAACGGTATTGCCATTTTTCAATCCTATTTTTATACCTGCATTATATGTAGGAGCTATGTTGGCCAATGTTTTTGGAGGTTTTGGGGCGATAGATATTTTTTTAGGTAGCGCATTAACATTATTAGCGGCATATTTGACTTATAAAATGCCCAATAAATATTTAGCTCCACTTCCACCAGTAATAGTTAATGCATTTGGTGTTTCAGCATATGTAGCACCTCTAGCAAAAGTTCCTTATTGGCCGACAGTATTTTGGATTGGCGTTGGAGAAGCAATAGCCTGTTATGCTTTAGGATTACCTTTAATGATTTTATTGGAAAAAAGAGGTATATTTAAAAGAATAGAAAAATAG
- the dnaB gene encoding replicative DNA helicase yields MNKELTPPHNIEAEEALLGSIFLDPQILPDILEEIRSNDFYNQQHQIIFRIIEDLFDRGLPVDAISVMENLRNANLLEKAGGEDKLIYLAEVVPTPANALYYAKIIKDKSLLRSLVSASTEIVEATRTIGEAEEILDFAEKKIFEIAESRATRTYDSVPNIVHDVFEKLDELKKRASVEPNALVTGLPTGFISLDRLTSGFHKSDLIIIAARPSMGKTAFALNVASNLAIKYKTPIAMFNLEMSKEQLVQRILCAEAQVDLQKVRTGMLNNEDWNKLVNAAHKLSQSKIVVDDEPGLDPRTLRAKARRMKREFGIEAIFIDYLQLMSSKNRGSESRQQEISEISRSLKLLARELNVVIVALSQLSRAVEQREDKRPRLSDLRESGAIEQDADMVMFLYRDAYYKRKKESDKKDKNNENLILNHPHESELIIGKQRNGPVGTIKLMFDPKVTLFYEKDSIHKEVY; encoded by the coding sequence TTGAATAAAGAATTAACACCACCTCATAATATCGAAGCAGAAGAGGCATTGTTAGGTAGTATATTTTTAGATCCACAAATTTTACCAGATATATTGGAAGAAATTAGATCAAACGATTTTTATAATCAACAGCATCAAATAATTTTTAGAATTATAGAAGATTTGTTTGATAGGGGACTACCTGTTGATGCTATTTCTGTTATGGAAAACTTAAGAAATGCAAATTTGCTTGAAAAAGCTGGCGGTGAAGATAAGCTTATATATTTAGCTGAAGTTGTTCCCACACCTGCTAATGCATTATATTATGCGAAAATTATAAAGGATAAATCTCTTTTGAGAAGTTTAGTAAGCGCAAGTACTGAGATCGTCGAAGCAACACGTACCATTGGAGAAGCAGAAGAAATTTTAGATTTTGCAGAAAAAAAGATATTTGAAATTGCTGAATCAAGAGCTACAAGAACATACGATTCTGTTCCAAATATTGTTCATGATGTTTTTGAAAAATTAGATGAATTAAAAAAACGCGCTTCAGTTGAACCAAATGCTCTTGTAACAGGTTTACCCACTGGTTTTATATCTTTAGATAGATTAACTTCCGGATTTCATAAATCAGATTTAATTATTATAGCTGCCAGACCATCTATGGGTAAAACTGCATTTGCTCTTAATGTTGCAAGTAATTTAGCTATTAAATATAAAACTCCAATTGCAATGTTTAACTTAGAAATGTCAAAAGAACAACTAGTCCAAAGAATATTATGCGCAGAAGCACAGGTAGATTTACAAAAAGTTAGAACTGGTATGTTAAACAATGAAGATTGGAATAAATTGGTTAATGCTGCTCATAAATTATCCCAATCCAAAATAGTTGTTGATGATGAACCAGGATTAGACCCTCGAACACTGCGAGCAAAAGCCAGAAGAATGAAAAGGGAATTTGGAATAGAGGCCATTTTTATTGACTATTTACAATTAATGTCTTCAAAAAATAGAGGTTCAGAAAGCAGGCAGCAAGAAATTTCCGAAATATCTCGTTCATTAAAACTATTAGCCAGAGAACTTAACGTTGTGATCGTAGCTCTCTCGCAGTTATCAAGGGCTGTTGAACAAAGAGAGGACAAAAGACCCAGATTAAGCGATTTGAGAGAATCTGGAGCTATAGAACAAGACGCAGATATGGTTATGTTTTTATATAGAGATGCTTATTATAAAAGAAAGAAAGAGAGCGATAAAAAAGACAAAAACAATGAAAACTTGATTTTAAACCACCCTCATGAATCAGAGCTAATTATCGGAAAACAGAGAAATGGACCTGTCGGTACTATAAAGCTCATGTTTGATCCAAAAGTTACATTATTTTATGAAAAAGATAGCATACATAAAGAAGTATATTAG
- the rnr gene encoding ribonuclease R, with protein sequence MKQNIKEKILKLLQKKPLLQKEIYEKLKAQSKEEKRKIRTILKELQEDGELYKNSKNRFCTLGKNMKIGIIEFTRRGSMAFVTTKNGDEIAITLENAKDAMHKDTVLIEIIGTWRDIPKGKVLRVLKRGITKVVGIFEPKKLFGFVLPIDQKINTDFYVSPENFNKAKPGQIVEAEIIKYTRKNPEVKITRIIGNVNDPKVDLPIVIIKHDLPEPGKFPEKVMKEALAIPQTVQKKDLKGRKDFRNEIIVTIDGDNAKDFDDAVQVKKLDNGNYLLGVHIADVSHYVKENSNLDKEAFQRGTSVYLIDTVIPMLPHELSDWICSLVEGEDRLTMSLIMEIDENGDVVNFDVYNGVINSKKRLTYNKVNKLLNNEADEELEKEIGWLRPNLELMKELMEIIRENRRRRGAILDIEGGEVQFIFDENGNVKDIIPVERGISEVIIEEFMIKANETIASIFDSQGLPFIYRIHEEPDPDMLLQLKNYLEIMGLRYKFPKNIHPKLLQDMLEHLKEHPLRKSIQKLLVRSLKRAVYSDLNVGHFGLASQNYTHFTSPIRRYPDLIVHRLLKKYLKNKGTLKNSEIEKYTELLPEIASHSSKRERVANEAEWDLADMKKVEYLMGHIGKTFDVYITNITKFGIFVEIPEKLIQGLIHVSTMDDYYVYNEKQNVLIGERTKKVYKLGDKLKAKVVNANKLTAEIDFEIVNKNDDNLEKELKKTYPNAKVKIKKNKKRKIKKEKSN encoded by the coding sequence ATGAAACAAAATATAAAAGAAAAAATATTAAAATTACTACAAAAAAAACCATTATTACAAAAGGAGATATATGAAAAATTAAAAGCACAATCAAAAGAAGAAAAACGAAAAATACGAACTATATTGAAAGAATTACAGGAAGATGGAGAATTATATAAAAATTCAAAAAATAGATTTTGTACCTTAGGAAAAAATATGAAAATTGGAATAATTGAATTCACCAGAAGAGGTAGCATGGCTTTTGTAACAACTAAAAATGGAGACGAAATTGCAATTACACTAGAAAATGCAAAAGATGCCATGCATAAAGATACTGTTTTAATTGAAATAATCGGGACATGGAGGGATATCCCAAAAGGTAAGGTCTTAAGAGTATTAAAAAGAGGAATAACAAAAGTTGTTGGAATATTTGAACCTAAAAAATTATTTGGTTTTGTTTTACCTATAGATCAAAAAATAAACACCGACTTTTATGTTTCACCTGAAAACTTTAATAAAGCAAAACCCGGTCAAATTGTTGAAGCAGAAATAATAAAATACACCAGAAAAAACCCAGAAGTTAAAATAACAAGAATTATAGGTAATGTTAATGATCCAAAAGTGGATTTACCTATTGTTATTATAAAACACGATTTACCAGAACCCGGAAAATTTCCAGAGAAAGTGATGAAAGAAGCTTTAGCAATACCTCAAACAGTTCAAAAGAAAGATTTAAAAGGTCGAAAAGATTTTAGAAATGAAATCATAGTTACAATAGATGGAGATAATGCTAAAGATTTTGATGATGCTGTTCAGGTAAAAAAATTAGATAATGGAAATTATCTACTTGGAGTGCATATTGCTGATGTTTCTCATTATGTGAAAGAAAATTCCAATCTTGATAAAGAAGCTTTTCAGCGTGGTACAAGCGTTTACTTAATAGATACTGTTATTCCTATGTTACCTCATGAGCTTTCTGATTGGATATGTTCTTTAGTTGAAGGCGAAGATAGATTAACAATGTCTTTAATTATGGAAATAGATGAAAATGGTGATGTTGTAAATTTTGACGTTTACAATGGAGTTATAAACAGTAAAAAAAGACTTACCTATAACAAAGTTAATAAATTATTAAATAATGAAGCCGACGAAGAATTAGAAAAAGAAATTGGCTGGTTAAGACCAAACTTGGAACTTATGAAAGAACTTATGGAAATAATAAGAGAAAATAGGAGAAGACGTGGAGCTATTTTAGATATAGAAGGTGGGGAAGTTCAATTTATATTCGATGAAAATGGAAATGTTAAAGATATTATTCCTGTTGAACGCGGAATTTCAGAAGTTATTATTGAAGAGTTTATGATAAAAGCAAATGAAACAATTGCCTCTATTTTTGATTCTCAGGGATTGCCATTTATCTATAGAATCCACGAAGAACCTGATCCTGACATGCTATTACAATTAAAAAACTATCTGGAAATAATGGGATTGAGATATAAATTCCCAAAAAATATACATCCAAAATTATTACAAGATATGTTAGAACATTTAAAAGAGCATCCTCTAAGAAAAAGTATACAAAAACTATTAGTTCGTTCTTTAAAACGAGCTGTATATTCTGACTTAAATGTTGGTCATTTTGGTTTAGCTTCTCAAAATTATACTCATTTCACATCTCCTATAAGGAGGTATCCAGATTTAATTGTGCACAGATTGTTAAAGAAATACTTAAAAAATAAAGGAACTTTAAAAAACAGTGAAATTGAAAAATATACAGAATTACTTCCAGAAATAGCTTCTCATAGTTCAAAAAGAGAAAGAGTTGCTAATGAAGCTGAATGGGATTTAGCTGATATGAAAAAAGTAGAATATTTAATGGGACATATTGGTAAAACTTTTGATGTTTATATTACTAATATAACAAAATTTGGTATATTTGTTGAAATACCCGAAAAGCTTATTCAAGGATTAATTCATGTTTCTACAATGGATGATTATTATGTATATAATGAAAAACAAAATGTCTTAATTGGAGAAAGAACTAAAAAAGTTTATAAATTAGGAGATAAACTCAAAGCTAAAGTAGTAAATGCAAACAAATTAACTGCAGAGATTGATTTTGAAATTGTAAACAAAAATGACGATAATTTAGAAAAAGAATTAAAAAAGACATATCCAAACGCTAAAGTCAAAATAAAGAAAAATAAAAAAAGAAAAATAAAAAAAGAAAAAAGTAATTAA
- a CDS encoding Fur family transcriptional regulator: MSDLEKIEYISEILKEQNISPSLQRIQIYKYLMDNQNHPNVDMIYKELVKRIPTLSKTTVYNTLKLFQSKGLISVITIEENEARFDINTHLHGHFKCINCGKIFDFEIKEIKIDSNLEKENKIIDQQLYIRGYCKECLEKMEK; the protein is encoded by the coding sequence ATGAGTGACTTGGAAAAAATAGAATATATTAGCGAAATATTGAAAGAACAAAATATTTCTCCATCTTTGCAAAGAATTCAAATCTATAAGTATTTAATGGATAATCAAAATCATCCCAATGTTGATATGATTTATAAAGAATTAGTAAAAAGAATACCAACATTATCAAAAACTACAGTTTATAACACTTTAAAATTATTTCAATCTAAAGGATTAATTTCTGTCATAACAATTGAAGAAAATGAGGCAAGATTTGATATTAATACACATCTTCACGGACATTTTAAATGTATTAATTGTGGAAAGATTTTTGATTTTGAAATTAAAGAAATAAAAATTGATTCAAATCTGGAAAAAGAAAACAAAATTATTGATCAACAGCTATATATTAGAGGATATTGTAAAGAATGCCTTGAAAAGATGGAAAAATGA
- a CDS encoding tetratricopeptide repeat protein codes for MKKIFISILLFIFIFSIVYSQSFTELYTKFKVINSYHKISEMKNLLSELEKYTDDASLLALYCNALTEYANWGVSENQKENIYNKAVDIGKKAVKLDEKNGYAHYALGAAIGRLAQYKGIVSSLFMLGDFDEHIKKAIKLDPNLYTAYIALGMRYRDVPWPLYNYKKSEQYLLKAAEIEPSYVNAYYELGVLYKIWKKYDKAKEMFEKVINMPLHQDWIEQGKEAKEDAKKELESLK; via the coding sequence ATGAAAAAAATATTCATCTCTATTTTACTATTTATATTCATTTTTTCAATAGTCTATTCTCAATCTTTTACAGAACTTTATACCAAATTTAAAGTTATTAATAGCTATCACAAAATTTCTGAAATGAAAAATTTATTATCAGAACTTGAAAAATATACCGATGATGCATCTTTACTTGCTTTATACTGTAATGCTCTTACTGAATATGCTAATTGGGGCGTTTCGGAAAACCAGAAAGAAAATATATATAATAAAGCAGTAGATATTGGAAAGAAAGCTGTTAAATTAGATGAAAAAAACGGATATGCACATTACGCTTTAGGCGCAGCCATTGGAAGACTTGCACAATATAAAGGTATTGTTTCCAGTTTATTTATGCTAGGTGATTTTGATGAACATATTAAAAAAGCTATAAAACTAGATCCAAATCTATATACTGCTTATATTGCACTGGGTATGAGATATAGAGATGTTCCATGGCCTCTGTATAACTACAAAAAGTCTGAACAGTATTTGCTAAAAGCTGCTGAAATTGAACCAAGTTACGTAAATGCTTATTATGAATTGGGAGTTTTATATAAAATATGGAAAAAATATGATAAAGCAAAAGAAATGTTTGAAAAAGTCATAAATATGCCCTTACACCAAGATTGGATAGAGCAAGGGAAAGAAGCAAAAGAAGATGCAAAAAAAGAACTCGAATCTCTAAAATAA
- the murB gene encoding UDP-N-acetylmuramate dehydrogenase: MNDVAKELYLLGCNILKNESLKLHTTFKIGGKVPLFVIPKTKNIFVKTLNYLIEKRINFKIIGEGANLIINDNDLNFIVVSTEYLTNITLGNEYIFAESGVPISRLSYFAMENGLSGLEFAAGIPGSLGGALFMNAGAYNGQISDVIEEVEAYDLKEKKIILLNKKEIGFDYRKSIFQKRRYISLRAKLKLFKDKKENIEKKMKELSLKRWEKQPLEYPSAGSIFKRPKPDFYVGTTIEKLGLKGFSIGDAEISNKHAGFIINKGNATFSDVMNIIEHVKKTVKEKYGEDLEVEPEIW, encoded by the coding sequence GTGAATGATGTAGCCAAAGAGTTATATTTATTAGGTTGTAATATTTTAAAAAATGAATCTTTGAAGTTGCACACGACATTTAAAATAGGTGGGAAGGTTCCTCTTTTTGTTATACCAAAAACAAAAAATATCTTTGTAAAAACACTAAATTATTTGATTGAAAAAAGAATAAATTTTAAAATAATTGGCGAAGGCGCCAATTTAATTATTAATGATAATGATTTAAATTTTATTGTAGTTAGTACAGAATATTTAACGAATATAACTTTGGGAAATGAATATATTTTTGCAGAAAGTGGCGTACCGATTTCAAGGTTATCATATTTTGCAATGGAAAATGGATTATCTGGTTTAGAATTTGCAGCAGGCATTCCAGGAAGCTTGGGTGGCGCATTATTTATGAATGCAGGTGCTTATAATGGACAAATAAGTGATGTTATAGAAGAAGTAGAAGCTTATGATTTGAAAGAGAAAAAGATAATATTGTTGAATAAAAAAGAAATAGGTTTTGATTATAGAAAAAGTATTTTTCAAAAAAGAAGATATATTTCTCTAAGGGCTAAATTAAAGCTCTTTAAAGATAAAAAAGAAAATATAGAGAAAAAGATGAAAGAATTATCTTTGAAAAGATGGGAAAAACAGCCATTGGAATATCCAAGTGCAGGAAGCATTTTTAAAAGACCAAAACCGGATTTTTATGTTGGAACAACTATAGAAAAATTAGGGTTAAAAGGTTTTTCGATAGGAGATGCGGAAATATCAAATAAGCATGCAGGTTTTATTATTAATAAAGGGAATGCGACATTTTCGGATGTGATGAATATAATAGAACATGTAAAAAAAACAGTGAAAGAAAAATATGGAGAAGATTTAGAAGTAGAACCAGAAATATGGTAA
- a CDS encoding HEAT repeat domain-containing protein has protein sequence MKREDVIQRIIEEKGVKAIPILIEMMEDSDADTYSLITDIIDVMGTEAKAYLFEEFLKRFEKKSFDDVVMLYLIDVLSEMECQEIKPYLERMMNLYSDERAFPIILEALLRITKDEKYIDILATFLDDTGDIQELAIMALAELPTKKGINYLLNKYLDNISKSEKALILDSIQKMTFKNNDLLEEVKKHPAGEEIFEMLEWMLK, from the coding sequence ATGAAAAGAGAAGACGTTATTCAAAGGATTATTGAAGAAAAAGGAGTTAAAGCTATACCAATTTTGATAGAAATGATGGAAGATAGTGATGCCGATACATATTCTTTAATTACGGATATAATAGATGTTATGGGGACAGAAGCAAAAGCTTATTTATTTGAGGAATTTTTAAAAAGATTTGAAAAGAAATCTTTTGATGATGTAGTAATGCTTTACTTAATCGATGTTTTATCTGAGATGGAATGCCAGGAAATAAAACCATATCTTGAAAGAATGATGAATTTATATTCTGATGAAAGAGCTTTTCCAATAATTTTAGAAGCATTATTAAGAATCACTAAAGATGAAAAATACATAGATATTTTAGCTACCTTTTTAGATGATACAGGAGATATTCAGGAATTAGCTATAATGGCATTGGCAGAATTACCAACGAAAAAAGGAATAAATTATTTATTGAATAAGTATTTAGATAATATTTCTAAATCAGAAAAAGCATTAATTTTGGATTCTATTCAAAAAATGACATTTAAAAATAATGATTTGTTAGAAGAAGTAAAAAAACACCCAGCCGGTGAAGAAATATTTGAAATGTTGGAGTGGATGTTAAAGTGA